Proteins encoded together in one Micromonospora kangleipakensis window:
- a CDS encoding ABA4-like family protein, translated as MTRALFTLTFAVAAPFWALMLLLPHWSWTARIIRSPLIVLPVLVIYAMLVIPALGDVLPAVLSPTLGGVRDLLGTTDGAAAAWAHMIAFDLFVGRWAWLDSRERGVPALVMAPVLVLTILLGPLGLAAYLGVRTRWAPAAAIPAGEPQRLG; from the coding sequence ATGACCAGGGCGCTGTTCACGCTGACGTTCGCGGTGGCCGCGCCGTTCTGGGCGCTGATGCTCCTGCTGCCGCACTGGTCCTGGACCGCCCGGATCATCAGGTCGCCGCTGATCGTGCTTCCGGTGCTGGTGATCTACGCGATGCTGGTGATCCCGGCGCTCGGCGACGTGCTGCCGGCCGTGCTGTCGCCGACCCTGGGCGGCGTGCGGGACCTGCTCGGCACCACGGACGGCGCGGCGGCGGCCTGGGCGCACATGATCGCGTTCGATCTGTTCGTCGGCCGCTGGGCGTGGCTCGACAGCCGGGAACGGGGGGTGCCGGCGCTGGTCATGGCTCCGGTGCTGGTGCTGACGATCCTGCTCGGACCGCTCGGCCTGGCCGCCTACCTCGGGGTTCGGACCAGGTGGGCCCCGGCGGCGGCCATTCCGGCCGGCGAGCCGCAGCGCCTAGGCTGA
- a CDS encoding alpha/beta hydrolase fold domain-containing protein has product MPTAETTASTAIAETKTISGRCQCAARCSAVVIPVDAGEPTPGPRPTLSPGSDRWSERCLLPGEEAEPRIDLLSLPAQDLSGLPSTLVMTTDRDVLQSQGGEWCTRLQAACVPATRGPKIIG; this is encoded by the coding sequence ATGCCGACCGCGGAGACGACGGCGAGCACCGCCATCGCCGAGACGAAGACCATCAGTGGGCGGTGCCAGTGTGCCGCCCGGTGCAGTGCGGTAGTCATACCTGTAGATGCTGGTGAGCCGACCCCTGGGCCGCGCCCGACCTTGAGCCCCGGTTCCGACCGGTGGTCGGAGCGCTGTCTCCTCCCTGGGGAGGAGGCGGAACCCAGGATCGACCTGCTCTCTCTGCCCGCTCAGGACCTGTCCGGCCTTCCGTCGACACTGGTCATGACCACCGACCGCGACGTGCTGCAGAGCCAGGGCGGCGAGTGGTGCACCCGCCTGCAGGCCGCTTGCGTGCCGGCCACACGAGGACCCAAGATCATCGGATGA
- a CDS encoding response regulator, producing the protein MPDVTRVVLAEDEVLLREGLVGLLARFDFDVLAAVGSAPALLDAVREHEPDLVVTDIRMPPDRRDDGLRAAVTLRAERPQLAVVVLSQHVQAEYASTLLDSGDGQRIGYLLKDRVADVTEFVANLRTVAGGGTVIDPDVVRRLLHRPRDPLAALSAREREVLMLIAEGRSNAAIASKLHITEAAIGKHVGSILTKLGLLPSDDTNRRVLAVLTYLRAGPSYRGVSTD; encoded by the coding sequence ATGCCGGACGTGACGCGGGTCGTGCTCGCCGAGGACGAGGTCCTCCTGCGCGAGGGCCTCGTCGGTCTGCTGGCCAGGTTCGACTTCGACGTACTCGCCGCCGTCGGCTCGGCGCCGGCGCTGCTGGACGCGGTCCGGGAACACGAGCCGGACCTGGTGGTGACCGACATCCGGATGCCGCCGGATCGTCGCGACGACGGCCTGCGTGCGGCCGTCACACTCCGCGCCGAACGGCCGCAGCTCGCGGTCGTGGTGCTGAGCCAGCATGTGCAGGCCGAGTACGCCTCCACCCTCCTCGACAGCGGCGACGGTCAGCGCATCGGTTACCTGCTCAAGGATCGGGTCGCCGACGTCACCGAGTTCGTGGCGAACCTGCGCACCGTCGCCGGGGGTGGCACCGTCATCGATCCCGATGTCGTGCGGAGACTGCTGCACCGCCCGCGCGACCCGCTCGCCGCCCTGTCGGCCCGCGAGCGGGAGGTGCTCATGCTGATCGCCGAGGGTCGCTCCAACGCGGCCATCGCCTCGAAGCTCCACATCACCGAAGCGGCGATCGGTAAACACGTGGGCAGCATCCTGACGAAGCTCGGCCTGCTACCCAGCGACGACACCAACCGCCGCGTGCTGGCGGTGCTCACCTACCTGCGCGCCGGCCCATCCTACCGAGGAGTGTCGACGGACTGA
- a CDS encoding sensor histidine kinase, with protein MTSAPPPHLTDALRRRGYLLTSWPWRAVAYLVTTVPIAGVLSIGLLVLGAPLLAAVNAARQHGRPIPLALVLFLAVGSLITLASAPLVSVAVTAIERWRLRLVDARPLPVQRWQGVAGRYTTATAWREVAHTFWLGSVVPLGYGMFALLLLLDLTLVASPWLAGDADQVIVVWTTVDTPRQAVPYAILGVLLVPVFWYGLGVIAAVQAAVARWLLGRPTDGAALREVTRSRTRLANAYEAERRRIERDVHDGAQPRLTSLTLQLGLARLDVPSDSPAARPLAIAHEQAKELMTTLRQIVHGIRPQSLTDLGLAGAVREQADEATIPVTVHADIGRSLPDVIEMTAYFVVSECLGNVARHARATRAEVRLTQAGDQLVVEVSDDGVGGADPARGTGLTGLADRVAAANGRLLLASPPGGPTLVRVELPCRT; from the coding sequence ATGACGTCCGCTCCGCCGCCGCACCTGACCGACGCCCTGCGCCGACGCGGCTACCTGCTCACCTCGTGGCCGTGGCGCGCCGTGGCCTACCTGGTGACCACCGTACCGATCGCGGGGGTGCTCTCCATCGGACTGCTCGTCCTCGGGGCTCCCCTGCTGGCCGCCGTCAACGCGGCACGACAGCACGGCCGCCCGATCCCGCTCGCCCTCGTCCTGTTCCTCGCCGTCGGCAGTCTGATCACGCTGGCGTCGGCCCCGCTGGTGAGTGTCGCGGTCACCGCGATCGAACGGTGGCGACTCCGCCTGGTGGACGCGCGTCCGCTGCCCGTGCAGCGCTGGCAGGGCGTGGCCGGGCGCTACACCACCGCCACCGCCTGGCGGGAGGTGGCCCACACGTTCTGGCTGGGCAGCGTCGTCCCGCTCGGCTACGGCATGTTCGCCCTGCTCCTGCTGCTCGACCTCACGCTGGTCGCCAGCCCCTGGCTCGCCGGTGACGCCGACCAGGTTATCGTCGTGTGGACCACCGTGGACACACCCCGCCAGGCCGTCCCGTACGCGATCCTGGGGGTCCTGCTCGTCCCGGTGTTCTGGTACGGGCTGGGGGTGATCGCCGCGGTCCAGGCCGCCGTGGCCAGGTGGCTGCTCGGCCGGCCCACCGACGGGGCCGCGCTGCGGGAGGTCACCCGGTCACGGACCCGGCTGGCCAACGCCTACGAGGCCGAACGCCGCCGCATCGAACGCGACGTGCACGACGGTGCGCAGCCCCGGCTGACCAGCCTCACTCTGCAACTGGGCCTGGCCAGGCTGGACGTGCCGTCGGACTCCCCCGCCGCCAGGCCGCTCGCCATCGCCCACGAGCAGGCCAAGGAGCTGATGACGACGCTTCGACAGATCGTGCACGGCATCCGTCCGCAGAGCCTCACCGACCTCGGCCTGGCCGGCGCGGTCCGGGAACAGGCTGACGAGGCCACCATCCCGGTCACCGTCCACGCCGACATCGGGCGGTCGCTGCCCGACGTCATCGAGATGACGGCCTACTTCGTCGTGTCGGAGTGTCTCGGCAACGTCGCCCGTCACGCCCGGGCCACCCGCGCCGAGGTGCGGCTCACCCAGGCCGGCGACCAACTCGTCGTCGAGGTCTCCGACGACGGCGTCGGCGGCGCGGACCCGGCACGGGGCACCGGCCTGACCGGCCTCGCCGACCGGGTCGCCGCCGCCAACGGGCGACTGCTGCTCGCCAGCCCGCCCGGCGGCCCTACGCTGGTGCGGGTGGAGCTGCCATGCCGGACGTGA
- a CDS encoding DUF998 domain-containing protein: MPVHRVGALLWLLATPLFLAGNVITGLAWRDPPFSSAVNNISDLGNVTCGRWDTNRPRDVCSPWHVAMNSALVATGLLLAIGVLFTWSTLGHGAAARAAQVLTLGGAGGYVLAGAYPADVDENNHFLAALLIFGRAMPHCSWRAWPDDRRCWAQYVVSVSPWA, encoded by the coding sequence ATGCCTGTCCACCGCGTCGGCGCCCTGCTGTGGTTGCTCGCTACGCCGTTGTTCCTCGCCGGTAACGTCATCACCGGCCTGGCGTGGCGGGATCCGCCGTTCAGCTCGGCCGTCAACAACATCAGTGACCTGGGAAACGTGACCTGCGGCCGCTGGGACACCAACCGGCCTCGCGACGTCTGCTCACCGTGGCACGTCGCGATGAACAGCGCCCTCGTCGCCACCGGCCTGCTGCTCGCGATCGGAGTGCTGTTCACCTGGTCGACACTCGGTCACGGCGCGGCCGCCCGGGCCGCCCAGGTGCTGACCCTCGGGGGCGCGGGCGGGTACGTCCTGGCCGGGGCGTACCCGGCGGATGTCGACGAGAACAACCACTTCCTCGCCGCGCTGCTGATCTTCGGTCGGGCAATGCCGCATTGCTCGTGGCGAGCCTGGCCCGACGACCGACGGTGCTGGGCTCAATACGTGGTCTCAGTCTCGCCCTGGGCCTGA
- a CDS encoding intradiol ring-cleavage dioxygenase yields the protein MPENQSGERASTYEGRPLARPDEELVDQGLGFDLGILMGRRQLLRAFGLSAATLGLAACGGGSGSSPSASSSSSSAGAASGEIPDETAGPYPGDGSNGPNVLEQSGVVRSDIRSSFGDASGTAAGVPMTLELTIKDLANGGAPVTGAAVYVWHCDREGHYSLYSDGVTDQNYLRGVQIADADGKVRFSSIFPACYSGRWPHIHFEVYPDRASITDAGSAIATSQVALPRDACTKVYAETGYQTSVTNLAHVTLQNDNVFGDDDGASQLGTVTGDVTSGYAVSLVVGVDPTTNPGGGQLPGGGAPAGGPGGTPPSGPPPSGAAS from the coding sequence GTGCCGGAAAACCAGAGCGGCGAGCGGGCGTCGACCTACGAAGGGCGACCGCTGGCCAGGCCCGACGAAGAGCTTGTCGACCAGGGTCTCGGCTTCGACCTCGGGATCCTGATGGGGCGCCGGCAACTGCTGCGGGCGTTCGGCCTCAGCGCCGCCACGCTCGGCCTCGCGGCGTGCGGTGGCGGTTCGGGCAGCAGTCCGTCAGCGTCGTCGTCTTCGTCCTCGGCGGGCGCCGCGTCCGGTGAGATTCCCGACGAGACCGCCGGCCCCTACCCGGGCGACGGATCGAACGGCCCGAACGTGCTGGAGCAGAGTGGCGTCGTCCGTAGTGACATCCGTTCGAGCTTCGGGGACGCCAGCGGTACGGCAGCGGGTGTCCCCATGACGCTCGAGCTGACCATCAAGGACCTGGCCAACGGCGGTGCGCCCGTCACCGGAGCCGCCGTCTACGTCTGGCACTGTGACCGGGAGGGCCACTACTCGCTGTACTCCGACGGCGTCACCGACCAGAACTACCTGCGCGGCGTCCAGATCGCCGACGCCGACGGGAAGGTCCGCTTCAGCAGCATCTTCCCCGCCTGCTACTCGGGGCGCTGGCCGCACATCCACTTCGAGGTCTACCCCGACCGGGCCAGCATCACCGACGCCGGCAGCGCCATCGCCACCTCACAGGTCGCCCTGCCCAGGGACGCCTGCACCAAGGTGTACGCGGAGACGGGTTACCAGACCTCAGTGACCAATCTCGCCCACGTCACGCTCCAGAACGACAACGTGTTCGGCGACGACGACGGCGCCAGCCAGCTCGGCACCGTGACCGGAGACGTCACCAGCGGTTACGCCGTCTCCCTGGTCGTCGGCGTCGACCCGACCACCAACCCGGGAGGGGGGCAACTCCCCGGCGGCGGCGCACCGGCCGGCGGCCCCGGCGGGACCCCGCCCAGCGGACCTCCACCGAGCGGCGCTGCGTCGTGA
- a CDS encoding zf-HC2 domain-containing protein, with amino-acid sequence MRCEQWREVLSAQLDGEETPAERVAAQAHLAGCGDCRTWFDQAAAVTRRARLSVTVAGDDIADVVLDALPAPAPRRVRDRVVLALRAVLGLIGALQLALGLAQIGRGVAAAHDHATSGVLSSGHLWHESAAWNVAVGAGFLFVAARRTAPTGLVPMLSAFVGTLVLLSVNDLVTGRVDTSRLVSHGFLLAGYAVVVALSRPGLRLDGPSSPNRADRPRWHLPAQEPAESPRLRLLRSPYPGSARVPDRWAA; translated from the coding sequence ATGAGGTGTGAGCAGTGGCGTGAGGTGCTGTCGGCGCAGTTGGACGGGGAGGAGACCCCCGCCGAGCGGGTGGCTGCGCAGGCTCACCTGGCCGGCTGCGGCGACTGCCGGACGTGGTTCGACCAGGCCGCGGCGGTGACCCGCCGGGCCCGGCTGTCGGTCACCGTCGCCGGTGACGACATCGCCGACGTCGTCCTCGACGCCCTGCCCGCGCCGGCACCGCGACGGGTGCGGGATCGGGTCGTGCTCGCCCTGCGGGCGGTGCTGGGCCTGATCGGGGCGCTGCAGCTCGCGCTGGGCCTGGCACAGATCGGCCGGGGTGTCGCCGCCGCGCACGACCACGCCACGTCCGGCGTCCTGTCATCGGGGCACCTGTGGCACGAGTCCGCTGCCTGGAACGTCGCCGTCGGCGCCGGATTCCTGTTCGTCGCGGCGCGGCGCACGGCCCCGACCGGGCTGGTGCCGATGCTGAGCGCGTTCGTCGGCACGCTGGTGCTGCTGTCGGTCAACGACCTGGTGACCGGGCGGGTGGACACCAGCAGGCTGGTCAGCCACGGATTCCTGCTCGCCGGCTACGCGGTCGTCGTCGCCCTGTCCCGCCCCGGGCTGCGCCTGGACGGACCGTCGAGCCCTAACCGCGCGGACCGGCCGCGCTGGCACCTTCCGGCGCAGGAACCCGCCGAGTCTCCCCGGCTGCGGCTGCTGCGATCGCCGTACCCGGGTTCGGCCCGGGTCCCCGACCGGTGGGCGGCCTGA
- a CDS encoding sigma-70 family RNA polymerase sigma factor: MAADDAEITTWALAARRGDRDAAARFVRATQQQVRRFLAALISPAEADDLAQETFLRAMRSLPSFAARSSARTWLLGIARRVAVDHVRTATTRPRTVPMSDGYDAADVRSGYDRQVVLQQLVEALPVERREAFVATQVLGLSYAEAAEVCGCPVGTIRSRVARAREDLVAAVNGRSGLSTRRGGYAAG, encoded by the coding sequence ATGGCGGCCGACGACGCGGAGATCACCACGTGGGCCCTCGCGGCTCGCCGCGGTGACCGGGACGCCGCAGCCCGGTTCGTCCGGGCGACGCAGCAGCAGGTCCGGCGTTTCCTCGCCGCGCTGATCTCCCCGGCGGAGGCGGACGATCTTGCGCAGGAGACCTTCCTGCGGGCGATGCGGTCCCTGCCGTCGTTCGCCGCGCGGTCCTCGGCACGGACGTGGCTGCTCGGCATCGCCCGCCGGGTCGCCGTCGATCACGTCCGGACCGCGACCACGCGTCCCCGCACGGTGCCGATGTCCGACGGATACGACGCCGCCGACGTGCGCAGCGGCTACGACCGGCAGGTCGTGTTGCAACAGCTCGTCGAGGCGTTGCCGGTCGAGCGGCGGGAGGCTTTCGTCGCCACCCAGGTCCTCGGCCTGTCCTACGCCGAGGCGGCGGAGGTGTGCGGCTGCCCGGTCGGCACCATCCGCTCCCGGGTGGCCCGGGCCCGGGAGGACCTGGTCGCCGCCGTCAACGGCCGGTCCGGGCTCAGCACGCGCCGGGGCGGCTACGCGGCCGGCTGA
- a CDS encoding TetR/AcrR family transcriptional regulator, which translates to MTSAGQLPDVFAGRPKRADARRNYESLIAAARETFAENGASASLEEVARRAGVGIGTLYRNFPGRRELFEAVYVEEVRALSQSAAELADLPPWDALVAWLRRFVGYAATKRALAEELLHDSEVFRSCRTEIYSAGEPMMRRAQAAGAVRDDISFDDVVRLVSGLTMAQFPEPAQRDRVLGVALDGLRPPAGPR; encoded by the coding sequence ATGACCAGCGCGGGGCAGCTGCCCGACGTCTTCGCAGGCCGACCCAAACGGGCCGACGCCCGGCGCAACTATGAGTCACTGATCGCGGCGGCCCGGGAGACGTTCGCCGAGAACGGCGCTTCGGCCTCGCTGGAGGAGGTGGCCCGGCGCGCGGGCGTGGGCATCGGCACCCTCTACCGGAACTTCCCCGGCCGGCGCGAGCTGTTCGAGGCCGTCTACGTCGAGGAGGTCCGGGCGCTCAGCCAGTCCGCCGCGGAGCTGGCCGACCTGCCCCCGTGGGACGCCCTCGTCGCCTGGTTGCGGCGTTTCGTCGGGTACGCCGCCACGAAGCGGGCACTGGCCGAGGAGCTGCTGCACGACTCCGAGGTCTTCCGCAGCTGCCGGACGGAGATCTACAGCGCGGGCGAGCCGATGATGCGCCGCGCCCAGGCCGCCGGGGCGGTACGCGACGACATCAGCTTCGACGACGTGGTCCGGCTGGTCAGCGGCCTCACCATGGCCCAGTTCCCGGAGCCGGCCCAGCGCGACCGGGTGCTCGGCGTCGCCCTCGACGGCCTGCGCCCCCCAGCCGGTCCCCGCTGA